In the Hordeum vulgare subsp. vulgare chromosome 7H, MorexV3_pseudomolecules_assembly, whole genome shotgun sequence genome, one interval contains:
- the LOC123410130 gene encoding protein FD-like gives MANYRLGGGGNGHYEMAAAAWREPESPQLSLMSGCSSLFSISGLRDDDTDLHLLAGARSLPSTPVSFGGFAGGDEVDMELPQGGSGGDDRRTVRMMRNRESALRSRARKRAYVEELEKEVRRLVDDNLKLKKQCKELKREVAALVLPTKSSLRRTSSTQF, from the exons ATGGCGAACTACCGGCTCGGCGGCGGTGGCAACGGGCACTACGAGATGGCGGCAGCAGCGTGGAGGGAGCCGGAGAGCCCGCAGCTGAGCCTCATGAGTGGGTGCAGCTCTCTCTTCTCCATCTCCGGCCTGCGGGACGACGATACCGACCTCCACCTCCTCGCCGGAGCGCGCTCTCTGCCGTCCACGCCGGTCTCATTTGGCGGGTTCGCCGGCGGTGACGAAGTCGACATGGAGCTGCCGCAGGGCGGCAGTGGCGGCGACGACCGGAGGACGGTCCGCATGATGCGGAATAGGGAGTCCGCCCTGCGCTCCAGGGCCAGGAAGAGG GCATATGTGGAGGAACTGGAGAAGGAGGTTCGCCGTCTGGTGGATGAcaacctcaagctgaagaagcagTGCAAAGAG CTGAAGCGGGAAGTGGCGGCGCTGGTCCTGCCCACCAAGAGCTCTCTCCGGCGAACCTCGTCCACGCAGTTCTGA